TTCTTGTACGAGTATGTGTCCTATCCACCACACCAAGACTAACTAACATGACCATTTATAAAACCCCATTTGGAAAATAGATTGTTGGCCAGCTAGATAATACACTAAACTAAGTCGACCAACCAAAGGATTTTGTATTCAATACAGTGTGATCAAACAAAGACTTCAATCATACggatttgattttcaaaagaGGAACTATATGATAGGTGCTAAGCAGCGTTTTGGTTGCATGTTATTATTTACTAGCTAGCTAAACTAGCTTAGCTCGTTGTGCTGTGTAACATGGGCCGCAGCGGCACGACAAGCTCTTGAAGTGGGTGTGCGATGAAAGATTAGCAACCAATGTGCTTTGCCAAGGTCATTTGCAAACAGTACAATCGATACTACATCACTAAACAACATCAACTCTGACATCGGTGCAGCACTATTACTACATTTACCTGACTCTTGCTTCGAAGAAACGTCTTTTAACGCAGTTTGATACAAAAAGTATTCTGCGTCATCAACGTCCGCAGAATTTGTGCACAACGTAATTTTCAAGCGACCCCCAACAGCAATAATTGTTCTTGGATTTGTGATAGTTAACGCGCGTCGGTAGACTAGGTTCTTCCGAATAAGTCAGATACAACAAGTGAATTGAATTGGACCAGAGAGTTGCAGTAAAAAATGATCCATTGTGTATACTTATAACAATTGTTAGTGTATTCATTAAATAATCATGGATGCTCCCGACAATCTGTCATGCTATAGCTGTATTCCGCCCTGTGTCCTCTATGGCATTCATAACAAGCAGACCCTATCACAGTACAGAACTGCATCTTCCTTAGTACCCACCCCCAGTAGCTACGCTACTTAACGTTGATATTCAGGGAGCCTGAAAAACCAAATTGGACACGGCTGAACAAAATCCAATACATGTAAGTTATTGTACTTGCTATAAGCATTAACTACATATGTATATGTTTTGTTAGCCAATCCTCCCATCGGCTATGGTAGCCAGTTAGCTATCTTGCAATCCTtcgctagctacagtagctaaccGAGCCAGCACAACCGATTATGTCCATTTCTGTTTCACATCTTTGGAGTTATCATGCCTATTCATTGTAATAGGTACTTCAACTATCATACAAATTTACATCTGTTGTCTCAGATTTTTCCATTACAGGTGTTATTTCTGAATGGGCATTTTGACGTTATAGCCATCACAATCATTCGGATCCATGTCTTTTTTGGTAAGAGCTAGCGATGACAGTCCTGTGTTAAAGTTGACGAGCATCAAAAGCATTCCAGTCACCTTTTCAATAAATAACCATGTGGGGCCtagtgatttacagtatttgttgTGCATCACCATGAGGATTAGTCCAGACTACACGGATAAACTccgctctcttctctttctcctttttacACATGCATTGCACCTCGTTTTCTCCGTGTCAGCGTTGGGTCTCCGAGAAATTGACCTTGGAGAGTCTGCGGGATTTGGAGTTATTTGGAGGTGAGATTCAGGTGTATTATTAACGGGTTCTCCCAAGCAACCGCGCACACATCAGGCCATTCATCAGCTACAGAGTTGCCTAGCCAAGATATGATCTGCCAGCCATGTCTCTGTTGCAGCTTTGCCAACAAGATTATTGTCCAATCTTTGTTTGCAACAACCCCCTACAAACAATcctgaaataaaataattgaATAATTCCTTCAACAATTCATAGATCTACAAACATACCACAAAATACAGAACTGGTATACAAAATAGCCACAGCTTGctgtatttaatttaatttaaatgcTTTAATGTTTGTGGGAGGTTAGAAACAACAAAACTTTTCATGGGAATGTTAAAAATGATTTGTCAGCGAGTGTCTCTGTTATCACAGTTTGGTTTGTGTCTGAACTCTGGTAGTTATTGATTGTTGTTCTCTGTCTGTAAAGTGACAATCTGAAGATGATGTAACTTCAACAATGCAGCACATGAAAGGCCCCAATGTCATTAGGAAAGACATCTCTCCTGTTTACCTTTTTAAATATGCAATATTGTCTTTAGCACAAACAAAGGCTTACGTTGAGAACAGTTAGCCTAGTACAGAAGAGTAAAATGTTATCCGGTTGACTATATACAGATGAATGAAACAGTCTAGAGGGCTGGGATGGCATGTGGGGAGGTTTATGTTGTTTTCAAGCTAAGCTTCATGTTCCTTTTTCCATCTGCTTTATTGCGCCTAATTGTTGCATCTGTCCTTTTTCTGTTAATGAGGTGGGCGGGGCGTCTCTTCACCCCTTACATTGTATTGCTTTGTCTCGTAGCTTAAGGTAACAAACTGTCTCTCTAGCTTGATGACATGTATCAAATGGATTACGTTTGGTATATCAGATGTTTTTTTACTTCCTAATTCATTGATTTACGGGTGTCTGAGAGGATGATTCACACTCATTCCAAAGAAAGAAATATGTCACTGGTTGAATACATTGCCATTTTACATCTTACACCAAATGGATCACTCTGTAGCTGTCATAGGTAAAACTAGGGCCGTAAGTCATTTCTGTATCTAAAGGAACAGTTTGGCTTACCTGATGCCTTCTGTTTACTCGTCATGATTAAGAGTACTGGTTTAGATTCATTtcatattatatatttatattatatcatTTTATATGTAATGCAGAATGAGTCTGACCAGCAATGTTGACACAAATGCGATATGCTCCTCTAAGCACACTGTGAACCTAACGATTTCGAAGCTGCCTCAAACACAGACccattttgtgtgtatgtttgtttatttgtcatTGATGTGGTTTCTCTATCCCAGAGCAATCTCAGAGAAGCTCACACAGGAACGTAAGTGCAGCTATCCTGTCCACTGCAAATCATTCTTTTTGCCCACCATAAGCCTTTGTTCATGTACATTGTGTGAGAGTGAATGCGAATGAATTCACAAGCCCCGAGCCTGGTACTATGCATGGTCATGTGATTcaccatgttgctgtgtgtgcgcTTTGTGCTATGAGGCCCATCCCACTTCACCCACCATGTTTTCtattgggggaggtggagaataGGTGAATCTTACAGTTATTCAGCGGCATAGTCATAGGCTTATGGTTAGTATAAGGAGACAAGGGGGTCAATTCAATCATATTAGCTACGAAGAGTTTGGTTAAAGTAATAAATGCTAATTCCAATGATGTagctctgtcccccccccccccccttgtgcaTGGTTGCCTCAGAACATGGGCGATTAGTGTTTGCTTACCACTTTGATATCAGGTGATCCCTGTCTATTAACATTGTGCTTTTCACCTACGATATGGGCTGATATCCCTGTGGCCCCAGGTTACAGGGACTATTTTGTCTTCTAGTTTAAATGCCTGAATGGATCCTCACTAATCCTCACGGTGGTCTTGTTGATGTGCAGCTGTTGTTGGGAGCTGTGATTGTACCTTGTCTTTGGTCCCCCACTAAATGCCCTCCTCACTAAATGTGACTGATACTGTTCCATGTGCTGTATGAGGTGACTGTGATCCGTGAACACTGTCTTTGTTTGTGGTCCGTGTAGCCTTTGGTGTTACTTACGTGAAACGACATGGAGGTGGATGGGTGGGGGCTGGTTGTTAAGGTCACCAGCTGCTGTTGATGCTTGTGGACTACAGTTGGATGGAGTTCCATGTGTTCTATTTTGGCAATGCATGGCAACCCCTTCAGAGTCTGTCTTAATGTCAACATCCACCTCTCTCTAAACCGGTCACCATGGATACGCTCCCAATGCTTCCGATGCGCCCACATTGCAACGCTATTCTTACGCATTGCCCGACGATATTTTTGCACCCCTACGAATTAGCTCCCGTGCTGCCACGTCTTGTCAGTTGCCCATCGTTTGAGCGGCAGGAATCACAGTCGATGACTTGATTAAACACTTAGTTACAAAACCTTTAGAATACACTGTCATGCACCCCCTGTTGTCAAACCAGTGCAGTGACGcgtttaacccccccccccccccccagttctgTTAACCAATCAAAAGGAACAGCTCTTCCTCTGCATGAGTCGATTGCTGCCGTCTAGCCAGGCCTCTCTGGCCGCCTAGCAACAACCAGCATCACGCTGACCCAGCCTATCGGAGTCACTGACACATGGCCTACAGCACTCTAACACTAACGTAGCCTGTTGCTTTGTAGCGTTGACTCGTCTCTGTGTTGccctccgtcctccctccccaggcccaTGAAGACAGCCAGGAGAGCCTAACCTCACTCTCCAGACGGGGAACCATGGCTAGCTTCCTCCCAGACAGCGGTGCCTACGAGCTCCTCACCGTCATAGGTGAGGCAGTAACACCCAAGGCCGTGACGGGCCCTGGGTGTCAGACGAGGCAACTGGGGGTTTAATGTGCCCAGTGAATgcgtcatatatatatatatatatatatctgtttatgtatacgtgtgtgtatgtatacgtGTGTGCGCTAACGAAAATGTGCGTGTTTTGTCATCCAAGGCCGCGGCCTGGAGGATTTGATGACTGTGAACCTGGCCAGATACAGACCCACAGGGGAACACGTGGCCATCCGTCGTATTGACCTGGAGTCCTGCACCAATGACATGGTTGCCTACTTGCAGGTCGGCCTCCGTCACGGCTCCCTCCACTCCCCGCAAGCCACGCCCACGGCATGCCATGACATCATAGGACAggcacttcctctcctctctcctggcttTTTATATCACACGTTACATAATGTCCTCATCTGGCCTCTGTGTTGGACATCATTAcgcgtctccctcctctctctctctgtctgtctgtctctctctcgcgcccgcgctctctctctctctctctctctctctctctctctctctctctctctgtctcgctctctccgaCAGTGTGTTTTCCTTCCCTTTCAGAATTAGACCCCAAATTCTCTGCCTGTGTTTTAGTGCCTAAGCTGTCGTAACGTCCTGTCTGTCGCAGGGAGAGCTCCACGTGTCCAAGCTGTTCCACCACTCCAGCATCCTCCCCTACAGGAGCATCTTCATTGCTGACAACGAACTGTGGGTCATCACTCCCTTCATGGCCTacggtgaggaggagggattgAGGCTTCTTAATGAAGGGCATTCCCCTGGATCCCCTGTGGTTGTGGATCAGTCAGGGGGTTGGTGGAGGGGCCTACGTCTCTAAGTCcagcctctgtctccctgtgtctgtagGGTCAGCCAGAGATCTGATCAGCACCCATTTCGCAGATGGGATAAGCGAGCTGGCAATCGCCTACATTCTTCTGGGCATTCTCAGAGCCCTGGAGTATATCCACCACATGGGCTATGTACACAGGTAAAACCCAACGGCACCACTCTGGTTCATGTTCACTGGTTTGAGATGCTCTCACTGaccccacgtgtgtgtgtgtgtgttggcaggagCGTGAAGGCCAGCCACGTGCTGATCTCTGCCGACGGCCAGGTGTGCATGTCTGGGCTGCGGAGCATCTTCAGCCTGATCCGGCACGGCCAGCGAGCCCGGGTGGTCCACGACTTCCCCCAGTACAGTGTTAA
Above is a window of Hypomesus transpacificus isolate Combined female chromosome 17, fHypTra1, whole genome shotgun sequence DNA encoding:
- the strada gene encoding STE20-related kinase adapter protein alpha isoform X2, whose amino-acid sequence is MSFLRWVSEKLTLESLRDLELFGEQSQRSSHRNAHEDSQESLTSLSRRGTMASFLPDSGAYELLTVIGRGLEDLMTVNLARYRPTGEHVAIRRIDLESCTNDMVAYLQGELHVSKLFHHSSILPYRSIFIADNELWVITPFMAYGSARDLISTHFADGISELAIAYILLGILRALEYIHHMGYVHRSVKASHVLISADGQVCMSGLRSIFSLIRHGQRARVVHDFPQYSVKVLPWLSPEVLQQNLQGYDFRSDIYSLGITACELANGHVPFKDMPATQMLLEKLNGTVPCLLDTTTIPPEELTMKPSRSGADSGICEGPGAGGARHSNGEPSSSSVNHPYSRTFSPHFHAFVELCLQRDPEKRPCATTLIGHSFFKQIKRRPSEALPELFQPVSPITSFESGQPQDSPSGLASLESGLGYLDVEDWDF